A single genomic interval of Helianthus annuus cultivar XRQ/B chromosome 13, HanXRQr2.0-SUNRISE, whole genome shotgun sequence harbors:
- the LOC110900375 gene encoding putative ripening-related protein 1, whose amino-acid sequence MKQTTSTVFLVLFSLLLILFISCIDAQSCNPSGKLRGKKPPRGQCVNDPDCCKAGTFYDTYTCSPRVNENTKATMTINNFEEGGDGGGPSECDNKYHSNETPVVALSTGWYNKGKRCFKLINIHYKGKSVKAKVVDECDTTQGCDDEHGYQPPCRNNIVDGSKAVWEALGVPKSDWGEAEITWSDA is encoded by the coding sequence ATGAAACAAACAACGTCAACTGTCTTTCTCGTTCTCTTTTCTTTGCTTCTAATCTTGTTCATATCATGCATTGATGCTCAATCGTGCAACCCGAGTGGAAAGTTGAGAGGTAAAAAACCACCTCGCGGGCAATGTGTGAATGATCCAGATTGTTGCAAAGCAGGCACGTTTTACGACACATACACATGTTCCCCTCGTGTTAACGAAAATACAAAGGCAACAATGACCATAAACAACTTTGAGGAAGGAGGAGATGGTGGCGGGCCGTCTGAGTGCGACAACAAGTACCACTCAAACGAGACGCCAGTTGTGGCATTGTCCACTGGGTGGTACAATAAAGGGAAAAGGTGCTTCAAGCTTATTAATATACACTACAAGGGTAAGAGTGTCAAAGCTAAGGTGGTCGATGAGTGTGACACGACCCAGGGATGTGATGATGAGCATGGTTACCAGCCACCATGTCGCAATAATATTGTGGACGGGTCTAAAGCTGTCTGGGAGGCCTTAGGGGTGCCTAAGAGTGATTGGGGTGAAGCAGAAATTACTTGGTCAGATGCATAA